The Mauremys reevesii isolate NIE-2019 linkage group 22, ASM1616193v1, whole genome shotgun sequence genomic interval CTGGATCCAGACCCTGGTTCTGAAGTCGCTGGGTCAGGAGGGCTGAGACCTGGTTCTGACGTCCCCAGAGCGGCTTGGATCCGGACCCTGGTTCTGCCCTCTCCGTCTGTGCGATCACCATGCTGCCCCTGCTGGcgctctctctcctgctggtgctGCCCGGCGCCAGCCCCAAGGAGTGCTTCTTCTGCGAGGTGACATCCTCCCGCCACTGCCCCAGCACCCGCATGAGCTGCGCCCAGGATGAGGATTGCTTTGTGGGGCACGGGGCCGCCCTGGGCGTCTCCCTCATCCAGACCAAGGGCTGCACCCGGGCCATCCGCTGCGGCAAGGAGCACCCCGTCACCCACATGGGGGTGACCTACAGCCTGGTCACCGTGTGCTGCAAGGGCAGCCTGTGTAACGGGGCCGGCGCCCGCCCGCGAGGGCCCGGCCTGGGTCTGCAGCTGGCGCTGGGCATGGCTGTGCTGCTGCGGGCGCTGTGAGAGACTGGGGGGGTTGCGCGAAGAGGCGTTGGCAGAATAAAGCCCTGGCACAGGGTGACGGCTGGTGTGGTTGTCTCTGCGCCGAGCTGGGGGTCCTGGGGTCCCTGGTCCTGCCGGTTTTGGGGGAGCTGGGTGCCATGGGGCTCTGGGTGAGGAGTCAGCAGGGCTGGCGTGGATtaaacggggcggggggggacaggACAGCAGGAAGTGAAaactgggaataggacccaggcgtccgggcatGAATATAGAGTCATGCAGGAGGGATTAGAcactgggaataggacccaggcgtccgggcatGAATATAGAGTCATGCAGGAGGGATTGGAcactgggaataggacccaggcgtccgggggtGCACACAGAGTCATGGCGGATGGGAATGGGAGTGGAGGGGATGACaacctgggaatggaacccaggcgtccgggagtGAATGTAGAGTCATGCAGGAGGGATTGGAaactgggaataggacccaggcgtccgggggtGCATGCAGAGTcatgggggctgggaaggggagtggggggatgGCAAACTGGGacgggaacccaggcgtccggagatacttccacccccaccccatgtctcATCCATGCCGCGTTGGCTCTTTGGGAGCAGGACCCGTCTTTGCATCGGCACAACGGGAATCGGCCCCAGGATCGGTGCCCACGAACCCCGGGATCCGGGCCCAGTCCCGGGTGGGTCTGCGGCCGTCTGCTTCCCTAAGTGCCCCCTGCCTCCGGCCTCAGTGCGTGGGGACGAGGTGAGCGGTTGCTGCGTCCCACCCCCGAGGGGCTGTGTGGCAGCGCTGGGCAGGGGGTCCCGGGAGACCCAGCCCCGTGCCCGTCCCAGAGGTGGTCGCCCCTGAGCACCGGGCAGCGGGTGCAGCGGGTGCGATGTTGCTGTTCACCCCACCCCCGAGCGGATGCTctcctggggggaaggggccgtTTGCTGTAGGGTGGGGGGTTTGGGGGTCCCCCCATTTCCCAGCGTTTAATTGTCCTTACGGACGTTTCCAATGTTGTTGGTTCAGAACGTTTAGTTTTTCTTGTTTTCTCCCTGTCTCCCTGcaccccacttgcccctccccacccctgcaccccactcaccgcgcccccaccctgctatcctctggcccctccccacccctgcaccccactcaccgcgccccaccctgctatcctctggcccctccccacccctgcaccccactcaccgcGCCCCACCCCGCTATCCTAtggcccctctcccacccctgcaccccactcaccgcgccccaccctgctatcctatggcccctctcccacccctgcaccccactcaccgcGCCCCACCCCGCTATCCTAtggcccctctcccacccctgcaccccactcaccgcGCCCCACCCCGCTATCCTAtggcccctctcccacccctgcaccccactcaccgcGCCCCACCCCGCTATCCTAtggcccctctcccacccctgcaccccactcaccgcgccccaccctgctatcctatggcccctctcccacccctgcaccccactcaccgcGCCCCACCCCGCTATCCtggcccctctcccacccctgcaccccactcacccccccaccccgctatcctatggcccctccccacccctgcaccccactcaccgcGCCCCACCCCGCTATCCTATggccctctcccacccctgcaccccactcaccgTGCCCCACCCCGCTATCCTAtggcccctctcccacccctgcaccccactcaccgTGCCCCACCCCGCTATCCtatggcccctccccacccccctgcaccccactatcccctcccaccccatgcaCCCGCTGTCCTCACTTGCACCTCCCACACTCCGCTATCTCccattcaccccaccccaccctcgctGCTGCACCCCACgccctccctgccctggcacACCCTCGCCTTCCCCTCGCTCCTGCACCCACTATCCCCACACCCCCGCAGCTTCACGTGGAGCGACGCCCGCCTGAGCCGCCAGCTGGTGACGCTGCTGACGGGCGATCGCCGGGCCTTCGACCGCGAAGTTCCGACCTCTACGCCGCCTCGCCCGCTGGCGCTcgcgcccctgccccccccagcccccggcccgcGACGGCCGCCCCAACGGCCAGCCCACCCTACCGCAGCGAGCTGGCCGGGCTGCAGCTGTCCAAGGGCGCCCACGGGTGGCCGAGCGCCGCTTCGTGGCCCCAGCCCGTGGCCAAGAGCCGGGCCGGGAGTGGGAGCTGGTGCGGGTCGTGCGGGCCACGGTGGGCGACGAGCTGCCCGCCCTGCCCGGCGCCTGGGCCCCGAGGCCATAGCGCCCTGAGCGACGTGGACCGGGCGGCCGGCCGGGCCGGCTGGCGGGCGCCGCGGGGCAGAGACCCAGCAAGTCCCTGTGGGACCTGAGCCGCCTCTCCCAGCTCTCGGCTCCAGCGACGGCCCCGAGTCGGGGACGAGGCGAAGGTGagcgggcggggccgggccaggAGGGGCTGCGAATCCTAGGGGCATTTGGGGCTTCACTGTgtgtcctggggcagggctggggatttgggggcttCACTGTgtgtcctggggcagggctggggatttggggttcACTCTATAtctctgggggtcagggctggggattagggggCTCTGTGtatcccgggggtgggggggcagggctttagGATATGGGAGTCTCCTGGGTATTCTGTGGGGGAAGGCTTAGGATGTGGGGTCCCCTGTgatcccagggggcagggct includes:
- the LOC120388732 gene encoding sperm acrosome membrane-associated protein 4-like, yielding MLPLLALSLLLVLPGASPKECFFCEVTSSRHCPSTRMSCAQDEDCFVGHGAALGVSLIQTKGCTRAIRCGKEHPVTHMGVTYSLVTVCCKGSLCNGAGARPRGPGLGLQLALGMAVLLRAL